One genomic window of Leptospira paudalimensis includes the following:
- the pdhA gene encoding pyruvate dehydrogenase (acetyl-transferring) E1 component subunit alpha: MVSSIPKDSQSVSELQEFYRQMVLIRKFEEAAAKAYSVGKIGGFLHLYIGQEAVGVGSIAALTPHDYIVSTYRDHGHALARGLHPNALMAELFGKATGVSKGNGGSMHFFDKNAHFMGGHGIVGGHISLAAGIAFASKYKKEDSVTICFFGEGAANIGSFHEGLNLAAIWKLPVVFICENNHYAMGTPEYRALAVKDVSVRAYAYDMARDHIEGDEVRKVRDHVKVAVDRARRGEGPTLIEVSTYRFRGHSMSDPAKYRTKEELDAYKKKDPLMRARHELELGGIKPEILDKLEIEIQTQIDEAYAFAESSPEPPLSQLHKYVYAEDK; this comes from the coding sequence TTGGTTTCTTCTATCCCCAAAGACTCACAATCTGTGAGCGAATTACAAGAGTTCTACAGGCAAATGGTACTTATACGAAAGTTTGAAGAGGCTGCGGCGAAAGCATACAGTGTTGGAAAAATTGGCGGGTTTCTGCATTTGTACATTGGGCAAGAGGCAGTTGGTGTTGGTTCCATTGCTGCTCTCACTCCTCATGACTATATTGTCTCGACTTACCGTGACCATGGACACGCACTCGCTCGTGGTTTACATCCGAACGCACTGATGGCAGAACTTTTTGGAAAGGCAACTGGAGTCTCCAAAGGAAATGGAGGATCGATGCATTTTTTTGATAAAAATGCTCACTTTATGGGAGGGCATGGAATTGTAGGTGGTCATATCTCACTCGCTGCTGGGATCGCATTTGCCTCCAAGTATAAAAAAGAAGATTCAGTCACCATTTGTTTTTTTGGTGAAGGAGCTGCCAATATTGGTTCTTTTCACGAAGGACTCAACCTTGCTGCTATCTGGAAACTACCAGTTGTTTTCATTTGTGAGAACAATCATTATGCGATGGGAACACCCGAATACCGTGCTCTAGCTGTCAAAGATGTGTCGGTGCGAGCCTATGCATATGATATGGCGAGGGACCATATCGAAGGGGATGAAGTAAGAAAGGTTAGAGACCATGTGAAAGTTGCGGTAGACAGAGCACGCCGAGGGGAAGGACCAACTCTCATTGAAGTATCCACTTACCGGTTTCGTGGTCATTCCATGTCAGACCCAGCCAAATATAGAACCAAAGAAGAATTAGATGCTTATAAAAAAAAGGATCCACTGATGCGGGCAAGGCATGAACTTGAATTAGGTGGAATTAAACCAGAAATTTTGGACAAATTGGAAATCGAAATCCAAACCCAAATTGATGAAGCTTATGCATTTGCAGAATCCTCTCCCGAACCACCTCTTTCCCAACTTCACAAGTATGTGTACGCGGAGGATAAATAA
- the fbp gene encoding class 1 fructose-bisphosphatase, with product MNATPKQKKLISLSQFILEEQLKIPHASGEFTALLSHLVYAAKIVGREVRKAGLLDDILGATEDTNVQGETQMKLDQYADNAFNQSLKICGHLCVLASEEHEAIIPIPGGYNIGKYTMAIDPLDGSSNIDTNVSIGTIFSIHQRLEPNSKEPGTERDLLQKGHLQRCAGYIIYGSSTMLVLSTGKGVSGFTLDPSVGEFLLSHPNMQMPEAGDIYSANEGNASYWSPEVQAYLQKIKSIEGGKKPKTARYIGSLVADFHRNLLKGGIFLYPNDTKSSKYPNGKLRLLYEAAPMAFIAEQAGGMAVTVKGERILDLTPKELHERTTLIIGSKREVEEFLTFVPK from the coding sequence GTGAACGCAACACCGAAACAAAAAAAACTCATTTCTCTCTCACAATTCATCCTGGAAGAGCAACTCAAAATCCCGCACGCATCGGGAGAATTCACCGCCCTTCTTAGCCATTTGGTTTATGCCGCAAAAATTGTAGGCCGAGAAGTGAGGAAAGCGGGACTCCTCGATGACATTTTGGGTGCCACAGAAGACACAAATGTCCAAGGCGAAACCCAGATGAAACTGGATCAATACGCAGACAATGCCTTTAACCAATCCTTAAAAATCTGTGGTCACCTTTGTGTACTCGCCAGTGAAGAACATGAAGCCATCATCCCAATCCCTGGTGGGTACAATATTGGAAAGTACACGATGGCAATTGATCCTTTGGATGGTTCATCGAATATTGATACCAATGTATCCATTGGAACCATTTTTTCCATCCACCAAAGATTAGAACCTAATTCCAAAGAACCAGGAACTGAAAGAGACCTGCTCCAAAAAGGCCATTTACAACGTTGCGCTGGTTATATCATTTATGGATCTTCGACTATGCTTGTTTTATCTACTGGAAAGGGAGTTTCTGGATTCACACTCGATCCAAGTGTCGGTGAATTTTTACTGTCTCACCCGAACATGCAAATGCCAGAAGCGGGAGATATTTATTCTGCCAATGAAGGGAATGCATCCTATTGGTCACCCGAAGTCCAAGCCTACTTACAAAAAATCAAATCCATTGAAGGGGGAAAAAAGCCAAAAACTGCACGTTACATTGGTTCCCTCGTAGCAGATTTCCACAGAAACCTGTTAAAAGGAGGGATTTTCCTCTATCCAAACGATACAAAATCCAGCAAATACCCAAATGGAAAACTGCGTTTGTTATATGAAGCAGCTCCCATGGCGTTCATTGCAGAACAAGCAGGTGGTATGGCAGTGACCGTAAAAGGAGAACGAATTTTGGACCTAACTCCAAAGGAACTCCATGAACGAACAACGCTCATCATTGGAAGCAAAAGAGAAGTAGAAGAATTCCTTACATTTGTTCCAAAATAA
- the rpsU gene encoding 30S ribosomal protein S21 has protein sequence MTPQVGIYLKEGESIEAALRRFKRDCANAGIMSEIKRREYFEKPSVIKKKAVEAAKRKRDKKKRLFAKKDKL, from the coding sequence ATGACCCCACAAGTAGGGATTTATTTAAAAGAAGGGGAATCTATTGAGGCAGCGCTTCGTAGATTCAAAAGAGATTGTGCAAATGCTGGTATCATGAGCGAAATCAAACGCCGTGAATACTTTGAAAAGCCAAGTGTCATTAAGAAAAAAGCAGTGGAAGCTGCAAAACGCAAACGAGACAAAAAGAAAAGATTATTTGCTAAAAAAGATAAACTTTAA
- a CDS encoding pyruvate dehydrogenase complex E1 component subunit beta has translation MAVLTYREALNRAMVEEMEKDPMIYLMGEEVGHYQGAYKVSQGMLDKFGEARVIDTPISENGFAGIGVGSAMVGLRPIIEFMTWNFSLVAIDQIINSAAKMNYMSGGQFPMPIVFRGAGGAGGRLGAQHSQAFESWYAHCPGLKVVCPATPKDAYGLLKSSIRDNNPTIFIESEVLYGSKGEVPEQEYTIPLGLGEIKRKGTDITIVTWSRALSFAEEAAIILEKEGISVEIVDLRSLRPLDENLIYESVKKTNRAIVVEEGWPVAGFGAQISHLIQKNVFSYLDHPVERVTQMDVPMSYAANLERMSLPNANRVADTIREMLR, from the coding sequence ATGGCAGTGTTAACCTATCGAGAAGCACTCAATCGCGCCATGGTGGAAGAAATGGAAAAAGACCCCATGATTTATTTGATGGGAGAAGAAGTGGGACATTACCAAGGTGCCTATAAAGTTTCCCAAGGGATGCTCGATAAGTTTGGAGAAGCCAGAGTGATTGACACCCCTATTTCCGAAAATGGATTTGCAGGGATTGGTGTGGGATCAGCGATGGTGGGACTCAGACCTATCATTGAATTTATGACTTGGAATTTTTCGTTGGTTGCGATCGACCAAATCATCAACTCAGCAGCAAAGATGAATTATATGAGCGGTGGTCAATTTCCGATGCCAATTGTATTTCGCGGTGCAGGTGGTGCAGGAGGAAGACTTGGAGCCCAACACTCACAAGCCTTTGAATCTTGGTATGCTCACTGCCCTGGTCTCAAGGTTGTATGCCCTGCGACACCAAAAGATGCCTATGGCCTCCTCAAATCTTCGATCCGGGATAACAATCCAACCATCTTCATCGAATCAGAAGTTTTGTATGGTTCCAAAGGAGAAGTCCCCGAACAGGAATATACCATTCCTTTAGGTCTTGGAGAAATCAAACGAAAAGGAACAGACATAACTATCGTTACCTGGTCGAGAGCTCTCAGTTTTGCAGAAGAAGCTGCAATCATTTTAGAAAAAGAAGGAATCTCCGTCGAAATTGTGGATCTACGCAGTTTACGACCGTTAGATGAAAATCTCATTTATGAGTCGGTCAAAAAAACAAACAGAGCCATTGTTGTCGAAGAAGGATGGCCTGTGGCTGGGTTTGGAGCACAAATTTCACACCTCATCCAAAAAAATGTTTTCTCATATCTAGACCACCCTGTGGAACGAGTCACACAAATGGATGTTCCTATGTCTTATGCTGCAAACCTCGAACGAATGAGTTTGCCGAATGCCAACCGAGTGGCAGATACCATCCGAGAGATGTTACGTTAA
- the dnaG gene encoding DNA primase, with product MNPYQSFKERVRREVSIDSYINRFVPLRRMGRNLVGICPFHNEKTPSFNVNPEGGFYHCFGCKASGDLFRFVMDYQKVDFLKSLEILSEYSGIPLVERTKEEEESERKKEALYQISQKALEYFQKNLNTAAGELALKYLESRGLYSEDIKVFQIGFGLPGFGNLRGELLKTEAEVKLGEQLGLLKRQDQNKDPYDFFRNRIMFPVIDTRGRVVAFSGRILGESEEAKYINSPNSLIYDKSRIFYNLNLSQDSIRKTREAVIVEGVFDAIGLFRKGIEFVVAPLGTGFTEGHVRILKNMADKVYLMMDSDKAGTKGAFRAVNLLSKEGVVVKVCHIPEGKDPFDYSLKHNKQEIRDLLEGAAPASQFMIREILGGAGPTSLAEEKQAGVKKLFEFLKPMEKETDKQVYLEEGARQLGLSFSSLFQDFRGKPGVTSTPAVVDTKKDRSIQKPGKPSPVLICERKMIAMLIQNLELFSFADDLLSLEFRDEVSAFFWDYLYTKYLQNENLTAAEILSREEIPSEYLGLIAEHFSADVSVTPATFKAMFLYHADLLDDARMEELVKEMAKPDLTIEEKNNLLSELSLLKSEKNKRSVYLRTIQTLEV from the coding sequence GTGAATCCTTACCAAAGTTTTAAAGAAAGAGTTCGCAGAGAAGTCTCCATTGACTCCTACATCAACCGATTTGTTCCCTTACGCCGTATGGGCAGGAACCTCGTTGGCATATGTCCATTCCATAATGAAAAAACTCCGTCATTCAATGTAAACCCAGAAGGTGGGTTTTATCATTGTTTTGGTTGTAAGGCCTCTGGTGATTTATTCCGTTTTGTGATGGATTACCAAAAAGTAGATTTTTTAAAATCCCTCGAAATCCTTTCGGAATACTCTGGCATTCCCCTTGTGGAACGCACCAAGGAAGAAGAAGAGTCTGAACGAAAAAAAGAAGCACTCTACCAAATTTCACAAAAAGCACTTGAATACTTCCAAAAAAATCTAAATACGGCTGCCGGTGAACTGGCGTTAAAGTATCTTGAGTCTCGCGGATTGTACAGCGAAGATATAAAAGTATTTCAAATTGGATTTGGACTTCCTGGATTTGGAAACTTACGTGGCGAATTGTTAAAAACAGAAGCCGAGGTAAAATTAGGGGAACAATTGGGTCTACTCAAACGCCAAGACCAAAACAAAGACCCATATGATTTTTTTCGCAATCGGATCATGTTCCCTGTGATTGATACAAGAGGGCGAGTGGTTGCTTTTTCTGGAAGGATCCTCGGTGAATCTGAAGAAGCAAAATACATTAATAGTCCAAACTCTTTGATATATGATAAAAGTCGTATATTTTACAATTTGAATTTATCCCAAGATAGCATACGTAAAACAAGAGAAGCAGTGATCGTGGAAGGCGTGTTTGATGCTATCGGACTCTTTCGCAAAGGAATTGAATTTGTTGTCGCCCCGCTTGGTACGGGATTTACGGAAGGGCATGTTCGCATCTTAAAAAACATGGCGGACAAAGTGTACTTAATGATGGATTCCGATAAAGCGGGAACCAAAGGTGCTTTCCGGGCCGTGAACCTTCTCTCCAAAGAGGGAGTGGTTGTCAAAGTATGTCATATTCCAGAAGGAAAAGATCCTTTTGATTATTCTCTCAAACATAACAAACAAGAGATCCGAGATTTACTCGAGGGTGCCGCACCTGCCTCTCAGTTTATGATCCGAGAAATCCTGGGTGGGGCAGGTCCCACATCTCTTGCCGAAGAAAAACAGGCTGGGGTGAAAAAACTTTTTGAATTTTTAAAACCCATGGAAAAGGAAACCGACAAACAGGTCTATTTAGAGGAGGGTGCACGCCAGCTTGGACTATCGTTTTCTTCTCTTTTTCAGGATTTTCGTGGGAAACCAGGTGTAACTTCGACCCCTGCCGTTGTCGATACTAAGAAAGACCGTTCCATTCAAAAACCGGGGAAACCTTCTCCTGTTTTAATTTGTGAGCGGAAAATGATCGCAATGCTCATCCAAAATTTGGAGTTATTCAGTTTTGCTGATGATTTATTGTCGCTCGAGTTTCGTGATGAGGTTTCTGCCTTTTTTTGGGACTATTTATATACAAAGTATTTGCAGAATGAGAACCTAACGGCTGCAGAAATTCTTTCGAGGGAAGAAATTCCTTCGGAATACCTGGGACTAATTGCTGAACATTTTTCGGCCGATGTATCAGTAACCCCAGCTACATTTAAAGCGATGTTTCTTTACCATGCGGATTTGTTGGATGACGCAAGGATGGAAGAACTTGTCAAAGAAATGGCCAAACCTGACTTAACGATTGAAGAAAAGAACAATCTACTGTCAGAACTTTCACTTTTGAAGAGTGAAAAAAATAAGAGATCTGTGTATCTCAGAACGATCCAAACGTTAGAAGTCTAA
- a CDS encoding GatB/YqeY domain-containing protein has translation MTLQETINSDLKTALKAKDETVLGTLRLMKAEIQYELTKTGASELSDTAVMQILKSNYKRRKDTALEYDKANRPDLSSKEIEEAEIISRYIPKEVSEEEINKAVKEAVTQLGASGPQDMGKVMGNVMAKFKGQNIDGSKVSSLVKQALSAS, from the coding sequence ATGACCCTGCAAGAGACGATCAATTCCGATCTAAAAACGGCGTTAAAAGCCAAGGATGAAACAGTCCTCGGCACCTTACGTCTAATGAAAGCAGAAATTCAATATGAATTAACGAAAACTGGCGCTTCTGAACTTTCGGATACTGCAGTCATGCAGATCCTCAAATCCAATTACAAACGCCGTAAGGATACCGCTTTGGAATATGACAAAGCGAATCGTCCCGATCTGTCGAGTAAAGAAATTGAAGAAGCAGAAATCATCTCACGTTATATTCCAAAAGAAGTCTCCGAAGAAGAAATTAACAAAGCAGTGAAAGAAGCTGTAACCCAGTTAGGTGCAAGTGGACCTCAGGATATGGGAAAGGTGATGGGGAATGTAATGGCAAAATTTAAAGGACAAAATATAGACGGCTCCAAGGTATCCTCCCTCGTTAAACAAGCACTTAGCGCCAGTTAA